The Victivallis lenta genome segment TGCAAATTTTGATTTTTTTCATTTTTTTTCGGTTGTAATTATATTTTTGTATGGTATATTAGACAGGTTATGGGTTGCACCTTTGTGCAATCTGTTTTTTTGCGAATCTTGCGAGTTTGCCGGATAGCGGAAATCACAACAAAGCAACAGGAAACTTAATATGAATGAATTATGCTTCATTATATCGGCAGGGGCATGCTTACTGCTTTCAGCATGTTCGGTTTATACGCCTGCAACTCCACCATCCGGATTTATACATATTTCAGATGTAGTGCCGGATGCAATTCTTGAAATCCGCTATTTTTCCACCTATAACTTTGTCGGGGAACGGATCGATGGTTACGAACAGCCTACTGCATTGCTTACCGTGGAGGCTGCCACAGCTCTGAAAGCGGTCAGTGATGATGTCAAAGCACAAGGTTACCGTCTGAAAATATTTGATGCCTACCGTCCCCAGCGGGCTGTCAACCATTTTGTTGCTTGGGCAAAAAAGGCGGAAGATGTACGCATGAAGCCATATTTTTACCGGAATCTGGATAAAAGCGTTCTCTTCCCGCGTGGCTACATTGCGGAGAAATCCGGACACAGTCGGGGCAGCACGGTCGACTTGACACTATTTGATATCGCGACAGGCAAAG includes the following:
- a CDS encoding M15 family metallopeptidase; protein product: MNELCFIISAGACLLLSACSVYTPATPPSGFIHISDVVPDAILEIRYFSTYNFVGERIDGYEQPTALLTVEAATALKAVSDDVKAQGYRLKIFDAYRPQRAVNHFVAWAKKAEDVRMKPYFYRNLDKSVLFPRGYIAEKSGHSRGSTVDLTLFDIATGKEVDMGATFDWFGKESHSDWCGNPETGKYTGKFPGNTPPTDGEINEVQFKNRMILRKAMIRHGFRPLPEEWWHFTLAKEPYPDTYFTHPVK